The Geobacter metallireducens GS-15 region ATCATCTGATGGGCAATCACTATTTCAAGAATGGCAAAGCGCTCCTTTTTGCCGGACTCTTCTTCGTGGGGCCTGTGGCCGAAAGGTGGCTGGGAAAGGGTCTGCAAATCCTTTCTTCAGAGATTGAAGAGCAAATTCTTGCCGACGGCGGCCATTTTGAACGCAGCCCCATGTATCACGCCATGATTCTTGAGGATTGTCTCGATCTGTTGAACCTCTGTCTGGATCACTCCCGACGCGACCTGGGGATCTTTTCCGAACGATTGAGACTTGTGACTCGTGCCATGGTCAGATTTTTGCTCGGTATGAGTCACCCCGACGGGGAGATTGCCCTCTTCAATGATGCAGCCTTCGGCATCGAGACCCGGCCGGCAGAGCTTGCAGCCTACTACGAACGTCTTACCGGTGAGCGGATTGCGGCGCAGACTGGCGCTTATTGGGCTTTTCCTGAATCCGGCTATTTTGTCATGGCCCCTGCGCAGGGGAATCGTCTCATTATCGACTGCGGGCCCGTGGGGCCCGACTACCAGCCGGGGCACGCCCACTGTGACACTCTGAGCTTCGAACTGTCGCTAAGGGGGAGACGGGTAATAGTCGATTCGGGCTGCTGTCAGTACCTCGATGGTGACATTCGCCGGTATAACCGGGGCAACGTCGGACACAACACCGTCACCCTGGACGGGGTGAACCAGTCGGATGTCTGGAGCGCCCATCGGTGCGCCCGGCGGGCCCGCCCCATGGGCCCAGGCATTACGCTCCGCGATGATGGCGCCCTCCACTTTACCGGCGCCCACGATGGTTACCACCGACTTTCCGGCAGGCCGGTCCACCATCGAAATGTTGTCTGGCAGGGGAAGAGACTGGTCGTGGA contains the following coding sequences:
- a CDS encoding heparinase II/III family protein, yielding MSPVIVRKMNCGSEFAFRFLNEELSFSPEAIDWHPVAVGKLWRYNLHYFDCLMEEGRSRESMRTLLDSWIASNAPGTADAWEPFPLSLRIVNWIKLFLTSDMRTTIADKWLDSLYDQTLWLEQSVEYHLMGNHYFKNGKALLFAGLFFVGPVAERWLGKGLQILSSEIEEQILADGGHFERSPMYHAMILEDCLDLLNLCLDHSRRDLGIFSERLRLVTRAMVRFLLGMSHPDGEIALFNDAAFGIETRPAELAAYYERLTGERIAAQTGAYWAFPESGYFVMAPAQGNRLIIDCGPVGPDYQPGHAHCDTLSFELSLRGRRVIVDSGCCQYLDGDIRRYNRGNVGHNTVTLDGVNQSDVWSAHRCARRARPMGPGITLRDDGALHFTGAHDGYHRLSGRPVHHRNVVWQGKRLVVEDLLDGEGEHEVESRLHIHPDLTVGFHENRAFIRNGSELLLTVASLGGEEIGCDEGWYCPEFGLSLPCSVLSVRLRNVRFPSRCGWVMTIGSADELR